In Orenia metallireducens, the DNA window GAGCAGGAGAGAAGGAATTATTATTTTTAATCTACTTACCCTTAAGTATTAGAGCTTTTATGACAGGGCTTATTATGGCTTGTTTACGTGCAGCAGGAGAGTTTGGTGCAACTATGATGTTTGCAGGGAATCTATCAGGTAAGACTCAGACATTATCCACAGCAATTTATATTCTTTCCCAAAGGGATTTGGGTCAATCTATCTCTTTGGCGGTGGTACTGATTTTAATATTCTTAATACCATTACTTGTTTTAGAGTTGAAATTAAAGGAGTAAACATATGTAGGTACTTATGGAAGTTATTATTCTATTTAGATATGAGTTTATCTGATTGAAAACATAAAAAATAACTGAAATGCTCTCGATTAAAAATAGAATTCAAATAACTTTACAGCTGTTTATAATTTTTATCATTAATTCAAAGTAGGCTTTAATGGATAGTAATAGTTAATGGGGTATTGGGACAGTGACAAGTGACAATCCCTTTTAATTGTATTGAGTTTTCTATCGTAAGATATTAACTTACCACAAATTTGGGGAGGTGATAAAGCAACCGACGCTACTATTTTACATCAATGTGTAAACTATTAGAAAACATATTGAAATTATTACCAAAAAAGATGCTGTATCATTGACAAAAACTCAAGGTTGAAGTATAATTAACATATACCTAACATAAAAAAATAATGATAATTATTTTCCAAAAAGAAGGAGGCGAGTGGATGAAAAGTTTTTACATTTTAGACACGACTTTACGAGATGGAGAACAATCTGCAGGGGTGGCGTTTTCAAGAAAACAGAAGATAGCTATAGCTTGTAAATTAGATGAATTGGGAGTAGATATTATAGAAGCTGGTATTCCGGCAATGGGGAAAGAGGAGAAAGAGGTTCTTCAAGATATTAACTCTCTTAATTTGAATGCTGAAATATTAGCTTGGAACAGGATGAAGATTGAAGATATAGACCAATCTCTTGATTGTGGTCTAAAAAATGTTCATATTTCAGCTCCAGCTTCTGATATTCAGCTCAAGTATAAGTTGAAAAAAGACAGAAGATGGTTGTTGGCTGAATTGTCTAAAGTCATCAATTATGCTATCAAAAAAGGGTGCACAGTATCAGTTGGGGCGGAAGATGCTTCAAGGGCTGACATCAACTTTTTAATCCAACTTTATAAAATTGCCCAAGCAGAAGGTGCTAGTAGAGTTCGTTATGCCGATACTATTGGGGCACTAGACCCAATTACCACTTATAATAATATTCAAAATATAAGAAAAGAGATTGATCTGGAGATTGATTTTCATGGGCATAATGACTTTGGGATGGCTACAGCTAATGCTTTGAGCGCTTTTAAGGCTGGTGCGAAATATATAAGTTGTACTATTAATGGTTTAGGAGAGCGAGCTGGAAATACTGCCTTAGAAGAGATAGTTATGGCTCTAAAATGTATTGAGGGTTGTGAGAGTGATTTTAAGGTTAGAGGTCTAAAGGAGATATCAAAGGTTATAGAAGATTCATCTGGGAGGAAGATCTCTGTCAACAAACCCATTGTTGGAGAAGGTGTTTTTTCTCATGAGTCTGGCATACATGTAGATGGCATGCTAAAAAACCCGGCTACTTATGAGTTCTTATCTCCTGAGGAATTAGGTAGAGAGAGGAAGTTTGTAATTGGTAAATTTTCAGGAGTCAGTTCGATTCTTCATAAGTATAAAGAGTTGGGTGTTTCGATTACTGAAGAAGAGGCTAATAAAGTATTGAGAGGGATAAAGTCTTATTGCAATAAGGTTGAGGGTGTTACCAGTTGATTTCACAGATATTGTAAAACGTGTCAAGTTCAATGGTCTGTTCTTGTTAACTATATGTTAATCAACAATAAATTTAAATAAAAGACTTGACTTATTAAGTTTTAAACCTTATAATTAACGCATAATTAACACTAAATTTACATTAACTATTTTTTAAAGGTGTTAAAATGCCTTTTGTAGAGAGTTTTGGTTGGGCAAAATCACATACACCGAGGTGAGGGAGATGATGCTTGATGTAGGTGCAGATACTCCTGCTTATACTATTGGAGTGGTTGCAGATATGACTGGTCTAACAGCCAGACAGATTCGTTATTATGAGAAGGCTGAATTACTTAAGCCTGTTAGAACAAAAGGGAATCAGAGATTATATTGTCAAAAAGACATCGAAAGGCTTGTTCAGATTAAAAAACTGCTGAATAAAGGTTTGAATGCAATAGGAATAAAGAAGATTTTGGATGAGCAAGGATGATTTTTAACAAGTGGGTTTAGGTTTTGTGGTTAGAAATATGAATATTCACCTGTGTTTCTTTTTATTTTTGCCTTATGACGTCAGGTTTGTGTTAATTTTTTAAAAAAACCCTTGACACTTTATCACAAAACCTTTATACTTGACATATAACTAACATATACCTAACACAAAACTGGTGTTGGAAAGAGATTTTCAATAAAATAAGTGAGGTGATTTTAATGTGT includes these proteins:
- the nifV gene encoding homocitrate synthase, giving the protein MKSFYILDTTLRDGEQSAGVAFSRKQKIAIACKLDELGVDIIEAGIPAMGKEEKEVLQDINSLNLNAEILAWNRMKIEDIDQSLDCGLKNVHISAPASDIQLKYKLKKDRRWLLAELSKVINYAIKKGCTVSVGAEDASRADINFLIQLYKIAQAEGASRVRYADTIGALDPITTYNNIQNIRKEIDLEIDFHGHNDFGMATANALSAFKAGAKYISCTINGLGERAGNTALEEIVMALKCIEGCESDFKVRGLKEISKVIEDSSGRKISVNKPIVGEGVFSHESGIHVDGMLKNPATYEFLSPEELGRERKFVIGKFSGVSSILHKYKELGVSITEEEANKVLRGIKSYCNKVEGVTS
- a CDS encoding MerR family transcriptional regulator, producing MLDVGADTPAYTIGVVADMTGLTARQIRYYEKAELLKPVRTKGNQRLYCQKDIERLVQIKKLLNKGLNAIGIKKILDEQG